ATCGCGGCCAGGTGGATACGATCCCCGTGGATATTGTGCTGTGGACAACCGGAACACAAGTTGCTGAGGTGGTGCGATCGCTGCCTGTGAAGCATAACGAGCAAGGGCAGGTGATGGTTGAACCCACGCTCCAAGTTGTCGAGCATCCCGATGTGTTTGCGGTGGGAGATTTGGCGGAATGCCGCGATGCAGACGGTCAAATCATGCCCCCGACGGCTCAGGTGGCGATTCAGCAGGCGGACTATGCAGCTTGGAATATTTGGGCGTCGCTGACCGATCGCCCCTTGCTGCCGTTCAAGTATCAGAATTTGGGTGAAATGATGACTCTGGGGGTTGAGAATGCGACCCTCAGCGGTCTAGGTCTAAAATTGGAGGGGCCAATGGCTCATGTGGTTCGCCGATTGGCGTACCTGTGGCGAATGCCAACGTTAGAGCACCAGATTAAAGTCGGCCTGAATTGGATCGCCGCCCCTCTCCGAGATGTATTACTGAAGTCCTGATGAAGAATCGTCCAAAGATCATTTTTTTTGATGCGGTGGGCACGTTGTTTGGTGTTCGCGATAGCGTGGGTACAGTCTACCGAGATATTGCCCTAATCTACGGGGTGGATGCGCCTGCTGAGGTGATTAATACGGCGTTTTTCCAAGCCTTTAAGACTGCTCCAGCCATGGCATTTCCAGGGGTGGCTGAGGAAGACCTTCCAGAACGGGAATTTTCGTGGTGGCGGGCGATCGCCGCACAAACTTTTCAACAGGTTGGCGTTCTCGATCAGTTCGAAAACTTTGACGGATTCTTTGCGAATCTCTATGCCCACTTTGCGACGGAGAAACCGTGGTTTATCTATCCTGACGTGATTCCGATGCTGAACCACTGGCGCGATCGCCAAGTCATGCTTGCTGTGCTTTCAAACTTCGATTCCCGTCTGCATAGTGTCTTGCCTCAGTTGGGGTTAGCGGATTACTTTGCGTCGGTCACCATTTCGACGGAGACGGGAGCGGCCAAGCCCGATTCCAAGATTTTCCAGATTGCCCTAGAAAAGCATCAGTGTCCTCCAGAGGCTGCATGGCACATTGGCGATAGCTATCAGCAAGATTATCAAGGTGCAAAAGCGGCGGGGATTCGTGGCATCTGGCTCCGGCGTGATTACGGGCGTATTGAAGATCCGAATAGCGCCGTAGAGTCGGTCTGATTCCCCGCGTTATTTTTCCTGATGCCGGACGCTATTGGTAGCGTTGTGAGTGAAAGTGGCTTGAACGCTTTTGCTACTGTTGAACAATAGTGATTGACTGATTTTCAACGTTATCGATCCGATTCATTACAGGAACAACGGTACTTTGATGGTTTCAAGCCCT
Above is a window of Synechococcales cyanobacterium T60_A2020_003 DNA encoding:
- a CDS encoding HAD family hydrolase, which codes for MKNRPKIIFFDAVGTLFGVRDSVGTVYRDIALIYGVDAPAEVINTAFFQAFKTAPAMAFPGVAEEDLPEREFSWWRAIAAQTFQQVGVLDQFENFDGFFANLYAHFATEKPWFIYPDVIPMLNHWRDRQVMLAVLSNFDSRLHSVLPQLGLADYFASVTISTETGAAKPDSKIFQIALEKHQCPPEAAWHIGDSYQQDYQGAKAAGIRGIWLRRDYGRIEDPNSAVESV